A genomic window from Helicobacter pylori includes:
- a CDS encoding energy transducer TonB encodes MPENSKLQSVKLGKNFDPVDHSNRNFFFSLILSILLHWLIYFLYEHREDFFPSKPKLVKLNPENLLVLKRGHSQDPNKNNPGAPKPTLAGPQKPPTPPTPPTPPTPPTPPTPPKPIEKPKPEPKPKPKPEPKKPNHKHKALKKVEKVEEKKVAEEKKEEKKVVEQKVEHKKVEEKKPAKKEFDPNQLSFLPKEVAPPRQENNKGLDNQTKRDIDELYGEEFGDLGTAEKDFIRNNLRDIGRITQKYLEYPQVAAYLGQDGTNAVEFYLHPNGDITDLKIIVGSEYKMLDDNTLKTIQIAYKDYPRPKTKTLIRIRVRYFLGGN; translated from the coding sequence ATGCCGGAAAATTCTAAATTACAATCTGTTAAGTTAGGGAAAAATTTTGATCCCGTGGATCATTCTAACAGGAATTTTTTCTTTTCTCTCATTCTGTCTATATTGTTGCATTGGTTGATTTATTTTTTATACGAACACAGAGAAGATTTTTTTCCTTCAAAACCCAAGCTCGTTAAATTAAATCCTGAAAACTTATTGGTTTTAAAAAGAGGCCATTCGCAAGATCCAAACAAAAATAATCCAGGCGCTCCTAAACCCACGCTAGCTGGCCCCCAAAAACCCCCAACGCCCCCCACTCCGCCAACGCCCCCAACGCCCCCAACGCCCCCCACTCCGCCCAAACCTATAGAAAAACCCAAACCTGAGCCAAAGCCTAAACCCAAACCAGAACCCAAAAAGCCCAATCACAAACACAAGGCGCTTAAAAAAGTGGAAAAAGTGGAAGAGAAAAAAGTAGCAGAGGAGAAAAAAGAAGAGAAAAAGGTGGTGGAACAAAAAGTAGAGCATAAAAAAGTGGAAGAGAAAAAACCGGCTAAAAAAGAATTTGATCCTAACCAGCTTTCTTTCTTGCCTAAAGAAGTTGCACCACCCAGACAAGAAAACAATAAAGGCTTGGACAATCAAACTAAAAGGGATATTGATGAATTGTATGGCGAAGAATTTGGGGATCTAGGCACAGCCGAAAAAGATTTCATTAGGAATAATTTAAGGGATATTGGGCGCATCACGCAAAAATATTTAGAATACCCTCAAGTAGCCGCTTATTTAGGGCAAGACGGGACGAATGCGGTGGAATTTTACTTGCATCCTAATGGCGATATTACCGATCTTAAAATCATTGTTGGCTCTGAGTATAAAATGCTTGATGACAACACCTTAAAGACCATTCAAATCGCTTATAAAGATTACCCACGCCCTAAAACTAAGACTTTAATCCGCATTAGAGTGCGTTATTTCTTAGGGGGCAATTAA
- the fliN gene encoding flagellar motor switch protein FliN — translation MPETELNKLKIAEKEKEKASKERELELSTYLEELICDYKNLLDMEIVFSAELGSTQIPLLQILRFEKGSVIDLQKPAGESVDTFVNGRVIGKGEVMVFERNLAIRLNEILDSNAIVYYLAKNS, via the coding sequence ATGCCAGAAACAGAACTTAATAAGTTAAAAATAGCCGAAAAAGAGAAAGAAAAAGCTAGTAAGGAAAGAGAACTAGAGCTTTCCACTTATTTAGAAGAACTCATCTGCGATTATAAAAACCTTTTGGATATGGAGATCGTTTTTAGCGCCGAGCTTGGCTCTACGCAAATTCCTTTATTGCAAATTTTGCGTTTTGAAAAAGGCTCTGTGATTGATTTGCAAAAGCCCGCCGGAGAGAGCGTGGATACTTTTGTGAACGGGCGGGTTATTGGTAAGGGTGAGGTGATGGTTTTTGAAAGGAATTTAGCCATTCGTTTGAATGAAATCCTTGATTCTAACGCCATTGTGTATTATCTCGCTAAAAATTCATGA
- the nth gene encoding endonuclease III, which translates to MSVKRAKTRQKAQQIKELLLKHYPNQTTELHYKNPYELLVATILSAQCTDARVNKVTPKLFEKYPSVNDLALASLEEVKEIIKSVSYFNNKSKHLINMAQKVVRDFNGVIPSTQKELMSLDGVGQKTANVVLSVCFDANYLAVDTHVFRATHRLGLSNAKTPIKTEEELSELFKDDLSQLHHALILFGRYTCKAKNPLCDACFLTAFCISKARFKA; encoded by the coding sequence ATGAGTGTGAAACGCGCTAAAACGCGCCAAAAAGCCCAGCAAATCAAAGAACTACTCTTAAAACATTACCCCAACCAAACCACCGAATTGCACTATAAAAACCCCTATGAATTATTAGTGGCTACCATTTTAAGCGCTCAATGCACGGACGCTAGAGTGAATAAAGTAACGCCTAAATTATTTGAAAAATACCCGAGCGTGAACGATTTAGCGCTCGCTTCTTTAGAAGAGGTTAAAGAAATCATCAAATCCGTTTCTTATTTCAACAACAAAAGCAAGCATTTAATCAACATGGCGCAAAAAGTGGTTAGGGATTTTAACGGCGTTATCCCTTCTACACAAAAAGAATTGATGAGCTTAGATGGCGTGGGGCAAAAAACCGCTAATGTGGTGCTTTCAGTGTGCTTTGATGCAAATTATCTCGCCGTAGATACCCATGTGTTTCGCGCAACCCACCGCTTAGGCTTAAGCAACGCTAAAACGCCCATCAAAACCGAAGAGGAATTGAGCGAGCTTTTTAAAGACGATTTATCCCAACTCCACCACGCCTTAATCTTGTTTGGCCGTTATACCTGTAAAGCCAAAAACCCTTTATGCGATGCGTGTTTTTTAACAGCATTTTGCATTTCTAAAGCTCGCTTTAAGGCGTAA
- a CDS encoding FeoA family protein: protein MTLNEAVKDKVYEIVGITNCDEALKKRFLSFGIHEGVRCTLLHSSMKKATLSVKINHIQVALRSHEAQYLIVKESV from the coding sequence ATGACGCTCAATGAAGCCGTTAAAGACAAAGTTTATGAAATTGTAGGAATCACCAACTGCGATGAAGCCCTTAAAAAACGCTTCCTCTCTTTTGGTATCCATGAAGGGGTGCGATGCACGCTTTTGCATTCTTCTATGAAAAAAGCCACGCTTTCTGTTAAAATCAATCATATTCAAGTGGCTTTAAGATCCCATGAAGCACAATACCTTATCGTCAAAGAAAGCGTATAA
- a CDS encoding DUF3971 domain-containing protein — protein MNKRKHVSKKVFNVIILFVVVFAILVVIHKTLSNGIHIQNLKIGKLGISQLYLKLNNKLSLEVERVDLSSFFHQKPTKKHLEVSDLIKNIRYGIWAVSYFEKLKVKEIVLDDKNKANIFFDGNKYELEFPGIKGEFSLEDNKNIKLKIINLLFKDIKVQVDGNAHYSPKARKMAFDLIVKPLIEPSATIYLKGLTDLKTIELKINTSPMKSLAFLKPLFQRQSQKNLKTWIFDKIQFSSLKIDNALIKANFTPSEFLPSLLENSVAKATLIKPSVVFNDGLSPIKMDKTELIFKNKQLLIQPQKITYETMELTGSYATFSNLLEAPKLEIFLKTTPNYYGDSIKDLLSAYKVVLPLDKISTPSSADLKLTLQFLKNTAPLFSVQGNVNLQEGTFSLYNIPLYTQSAQINLDIAQEYQYIYIETTHTRYENMLDLDAKIALDLNKKILSLDSLVHKIRFNTNNNINMRSYGLNNTQDNPQPTKFSLDLKSLHSIIQAGEDSEVFRRKIIDTIKAQSEDKFTKDVFYATEDTLKNLSLNFDFSNPNHMQWSVPQLLLEGELKDSAYVFRIKDLKKIKPYSPIMEYFALEDGSLEVSTSDFINIDFFAKDLKITLPIYHSNGKQFNSLSLFGSINKDEISVYTPSKSISIKVKGDQKDITLNNIDLSIDDFLDSKMPAIVGLFSKERKEKPSSKEVQDEDIFISAKQRYEKAHKIIPISTRIHAKDVVLIYKKMPFPLENLDIVAQDDRVKIDGNYKNAMIMADLVHGALYLKAHNFSGDYINTILQKDFVEGGLFTLIGALEDQVFNGELKFQNTSLKNFALMQNMINLINTIPSLIVFRNPHLGANGYQIKKGSVVFGITKEYLGLEKIDLIGKTLDIAGNGIIELDKNKLDLNLEVSTIKALSNVLNKIPIVGYLVLGKGGKITTNVNVKGTLDKPKTQVTLASDIIQAPFKILRRIFTPIDIIVDEVKKNIDSKRK, from the coding sequence ATGAATAAAAGAAAGCATGTATCTAAGAAAGTATTTAATGTCATTATCTTGTTTGTGGTAGTATTCGCTATTTTAGTCGTCATTCACAAAACCCTTTCAAACGGCATTCATATACAAAATTTAAAAATTGGAAAGCTTGGCATTTCTCAATTATACTTAAAACTTAACAACAAGCTTTCTTTAGAAGTTGAACGGGTTGATCTCTCTTCTTTCTTCCATCAAAAACCCACTAAAAAGCATTTAGAAGTTTCTGATTTGATTAAAAATATCCGTTATGGCATTTGGGCGGTGTCTTATTTTGAAAAACTTAAGGTTAAAGAAATTGTTTTAGATGATAAAAATAAAGCCAATATCTTTTTTGATGGGAATAAATACGAGTTAGAATTTCCAGGAATCAAGGGGGAATTTTCTCTAGAAGACAATAAAAATATCAAGCTTAAAATCATCAATTTGCTTTTTAAAGACATTAAAGTCCAAGTGGATGGCAACGCCCACTATTCACCCAAAGCTAGGAAAATGGCGTTTGATCTCATTGTCAAGCCTTTAATTGAACCCAGCGCTACGATTTATTTAAAAGGGCTAACCGATTTAAAAACCATAGAATTAAAAATCAACACTTCTCCAATGAAAAGCCTAGCGTTTTTAAAACCCCTTTTCCAACGCCAGTCGCAAAAAAATTTAAAAACATGGATTTTTGATAAGATCCAATTTTCTAGCCTTAAAATTGATAACGCTTTAATTAAAGCCAATTTCACCCCTAGCGAGTTTCTCCCATCGCTCTTAGAAAATTCTGTAGCTAAAGCCACTTTGATTAAACCTTCAGTCGTTTTCAATGATGGCTTATCGCCCATTAAAATGGATAAAACCGAATTGATTTTCAAAAACAAACAACTCCTCATACAACCCCAAAAAATCACTTATGAAACCATGGAATTAACCGGCTCTTATGCCACTTTTTCCAATTTGTTAGAAGCCCCTAAGTTGGAGATTTTTTTAAAAACGACCCCCAATTATTATGGCGATAGCATTAAGGATTTATTGAGCGCTTATAAAGTCGTTTTGCCTTTGGATAAAATCAGCACGCCATCTAGCGCGGATTTGAAACTCACCTTACAATTCTTAAAAAACACCGCCCCACTATTTAGCGTTCAAGGCAATGTCAATTTGCAAGAAGGCACTTTTTCACTCTATAATATCCCCCTTTACACGCAAAGCGCTCAAATCAACCTAGACATCGCCCAAGAATACCAATACATCTACATAGAAACTACCCACACGCGCTATGAAAACATGCTCGATCTAGACGCTAAAATCGCTTTAGATTTGAATAAAAAAATCCTCTCTTTAGATTCTCTAGTCCATAAAATACGATTCAACACTAACAATAACATCAACATGCGTTCTTATGGCTTGAATAATACCCAAGATAACCCACAGCCTACTAAATTTTCTTTAGATTTAAAAAGTTTGCATTCCATTATTCAAGCGGGGGAAGACTCAGAGGTTTTTAGAAGAAAAATCATAGACACCATTAAAGCCCAGAGCGAAGACAAATTCACCAAAGATGTTTTTTACGCTACAGAAGACACTCTTAAAAACCTTTCTTTGAATTTTGATTTTTCTAACCCCAATCACATGCAATGGAGCGTGCCGCAACTTTTATTAGAGGGCGAATTGAAAGATAGTGCCTATGTGTTCAGGATCAAAGATTTGAAAAAAATCAAGCCCTATTCCCCTATTATGGAGTATTTCGCCTTAGAAGATGGCTCTTTGGAAGTTTCTACAAGCGATTTTATTAATATTGATTTTTTCGCTAAAGATTTAAAAATCACTTTACCCATCTATCACAGCAACGGCAAGCAATTCAATTCCCTCTCTTTATTTGGCTCTATCAATAAAGATGAAATTTCTGTCTATACTCCAAGTAAAAGCATATCCATAAAAGTTAAAGGGGATCAAAAGGATATTACCCTTAATAACATTGACTTGAGTATTGATGATTTTTTAGATAGTAAGATGCCAGCTATTGTGGGATTATTCTCCAAAGAACGAAAAGAAAAGCCCAGCTCTAAAGAAGTCCAAGATGAAGATATTTTTATTAGCGCGAAACAACGCTACGAAAAAGCCCATAAAATTATCCCTATTTCCACACGCATCCATGCTAAAGATGTCGTATTAATCTATAAAAAAATGCCTTTTCCTTTAGAAAATCTTGACATTGTCGCTCAAGATGACAGAGTGAAAATTGATGGCAATTATAAAAACGCCATGATCATGGCGGATTTAGTGCATGGGGCTTTGTATCTTAAGGCCCATAATTTTAGCGGGGATTATATCAATACCATCCTCCAAAAGGATTTCGTAGAAGGGGGCTTATTCACGCTTATTGGAGCTCTTGAAGATCAGGTTTTCAATGGCGAATTGAAATTCCAAAACACAAGCTTAAAGAATTTCGCCCTCATGCAAAATATGATCAATCTCATCAACACCATTCCCTCCCTCATTGTCTTTAGGAACCCCCATTTAGGGGCTAATGGCTATCAAATCAAAAAAGGGTCTGTTGTTTTTGGGATCACTAAAGAATATTTAGGGTTAGAAAAAATTGATCTTATTGGCAAAACGCTTGATATTGCCGGCAATGGGATCATTGAATTAGACAAAAACAAATTGGATTTGAATTTAGAAGTTTCCACTATTAAAGCTTTGAGTAATGTCTTGAATAAAATCCCTATTGTGGGCTATCTTGTCTTAGGAAAAGGAGGCAAAATCACCACTAATGTGAATGTCAAAGGCACTCTAGATAAGCCTAAAACTCAAGTAACTTTAGCGTCAGATATTATCCAAGCGCCTTTTAAAATCTTGCGCCGTATTTTCACGCCTATTGACATTATCGTGGATGAAGTCAAAAAAAATATTGATTCAAAAAGGAAGTAA
- the mltG gene encoding endolytic transglycosylase MltG: MTTKIANTTTNKIMTLNTFLDTCFLLFISILFYLSIPIYPNKVVVVPQGSLKKVFFSLKEQGVDINALDLLFLRLMGMPKKGYIDMGDGALRKGDFLIRLIKGKVALRSVTLIPGETRYFFTQILSETYQLEISELNGAYESIAPRLNGSVIEDGVILPDTYHLPLGENAFKIMQALIGQSLKKHEALSKQWLGYYHKEEWFEKIILASIVQKEAANVEEMPLIASVIFNRLKKGMPLQMDGALNYQEFSHIKVTKDRIKNDSTPYNTYRFKGLPKNPVGSVSIEAIRAVIFPKETNFLYFVKMPNKKHAFSATYKEHLQNINLSNNHFYD; this comes from the coding sequence ATGACGACTAAAATAGCGAATACTACCACAAACAAGATAATGACATTAAATACTTTCTTAGATACATGCTTTCTTTTATTCATTAGTATTCTTTTTTATTTAAGTATACCAATTTATCCTAACAAAGTGGTGGTTGTCCCACAAGGTTCGCTCAAAAAAGTGTTTTTTTCTTTAAAAGAGCAGGGCGTGGATATTAACGCTTTGGATTTGCTTTTTTTACGCCTAATGGGCATGCCTAAAAAAGGCTATATTGACATGGGCGATGGGGCTTTAAGGAAAGGGGATTTTTTAATCCGTTTGATTAAGGGGAAGGTGGCTCTTAGAAGCGTTACTTTAATCCCTGGAGAAACCCGCTATTTTTTCACGCAAATTTTGAGCGAGACTTACCAACTAGAAATAAGCGAACTTAATGGTGCTTATGAAAGCATCGCGCCAAGATTAAACGGCTCTGTGATAGAAGATGGGGTGATACTACCGGACACTTACCATTTGCCTTTAGGAGAGAATGCGTTTAAAATCATGCAAGCTTTGATCGGTCAATCTCTAAAAAAACACGAAGCTTTAAGCAAACAATGGCTTGGGTATTACCACAAAGAAGAGTGGTTTGAAAAAATCATTCTCGCTTCTATTGTGCAAAAAGAAGCCGCCAATGTTGAAGAAATGCCCCTGATTGCGAGCGTGATTTTTAACCGCCTAAAAAAAGGCATGCCTTTGCAAATGGATGGGGCTTTGAATTACCAAGAGTTTTCGCATATTAAAGTAACTAAAGATCGCATTAAAAACGATAGCACCCCCTACAATACTTATAGGTTTAAAGGCTTGCCTAAAAACCCCGTAGGGAGCGTGAGTATAGAAGCGATTAGGGCTGTGATTTTCCCTAAAGAAACCAACTTTTTGTATTTTGTGAAAATGCCCAACAAAAAACATGCTTTCAGCGCGACTTATAAGGAGCATTTACAAAACATTAATCTTTCTAATAATCATTTTTATGATTAG
- a CDS encoding 4Fe-4S dicluster domain-containing protein, which produces MAKMNAPDGIAVWVNEDRCKGCDICVSVCPAGVLGMGVEKERVLGKVAKVAYPESCIGCMQCELHCPDFAIYVADRKDFKFAKVSKDAQERSEKVKANKYMLLEETILEGRGK; this is translated from the coding sequence ATGGCTAAAATGAACGCTCCAGATGGGATCGCCGTTTGGGTGAACGAAGACAGGTGCAAGGGTTGTGATATTTGCGTATCGGTATGCCCAGCTGGAGTTCTTGGCATGGGGGTTGAAAAAGAAAGGGTGCTTGGAAAAGTCGCCAAAGTGGCTTACCCAGAGAGTTGTATCGGTTGCATGCAATGCGAATTACACTGCCCGGATTTTGCAATTTATGTGGCTGACAGGAAGGATTTTAAATTCGCTAAAGTTTCTAAAGACGCTCAAGAAAGAAGCGAAAAAGTTAAAGCCAACAAATACATGCTCTTAGAGGAAACTATTTTAGAAGGGAGAGGCAAGTGA
- a CDS encoding 2-oxoglutarate synthase subunit alpha, protein MREIISDGNELVAKAAIEVGCRFFGGYPITPSSDIMHAMSVALPKCGGHFIQMEDEISGISVSLGASMSGTKSMTASSGPGISLKVEQIGYSFMAEIPLVIADVMRSGPSTGMPTRVAQGDVNFLKHPIHGDFKAVALAPASLEEAYTETVRAFNLAEMLMTPVFLLMDETVGHMYGKVQIPDLEEVQKMTINRKEFVGDKKDYKPYGVAQDEPAVLNPFFKGYRYHVSGLHHGPIGFPTEDAKIGGDLMDRLFNKIESKQDIINENEEMDLEGAEIVIIAYGSVSLAVKEALKDYNKESKQKIGFFRPKTLWPSPAKRLKEIGEKYEKILVIELNKGQYLEEIERAMQRKVHFFGQANGRTISPKQIIAKLKEL, encoded by the coding sequence ATGCGTGAGATTATTTCTGATGGGAATGAATTGGTCGCTAAAGCGGCGATTGAAGTGGGGTGTCGGTTTTTTGGAGGCTATCCTATCACGCCAAGTTCGGATATTATGCATGCAATGAGCGTGGCTCTGCCCAAATGCGGCGGTCATTTTATCCAAATGGAAGATGAAATCAGCGGGATTAGCGTGTCTTTAGGAGCGAGCATGAGCGGGACGAAGTCTATGACAGCGAGCTCTGGACCTGGTATTTCTTTAAAAGTGGAGCAAATCGGCTATTCTTTCATGGCAGAAATCCCTTTAGTGATCGCTGATGTGATGCGTTCAGGCCCATCAACCGGAATGCCCACTCGTGTGGCTCAAGGCGATGTGAATTTCTTAAAACACCCCATACATGGGGATTTTAAAGCCGTCGCACTCGCTCCTGCAAGTTTGGAAGAAGCTTACACCGAAACCGTTCGCGCGTTCAATCTGGCTGAAATGCTCATGACTCCTGTGTTTTTGCTCATGGATGAAACCGTGGGGCATATGTATGGCAAGGTGCAAATTCCGGATTTAGAAGAAGTGCAAAAAATGACGATCAATCGCAAGGAATTTGTGGGCGATAAAAAAGACTATAAGCCTTATGGGGTCGCGCAAGATGAACCGGCTGTTTTAAACCCGTTCTTTAAAGGGTATCGCTACCATGTTTCAGGCTTGCACCATGGGCCTATCGGCTTTCCTACTGAAGACGCTAAAATTGGTGGGGATTTAATGGATAGATTGTTCAATAAGATTGAATCCAAGCAAGACATTATCAATGAAAATGAAGAAATGGATTTAGAAGGCGCTGAAATTGTCATCATCGCTTATGGTTCGGTTTCTCTAGCGGTTAAAGAAGCTTTGAAAGATTACAACAAAGAAAGCAAGCAAAAAATCGGTTTTTTCAGACCCAAAACTTTATGGCCAAGCCCGGCTAAACGCTTGAAAGAAATAGGGGAAAAATACGAAAAAATCCTTGTGATTGAATTGAATAAAGGGCAGTATTTAGAAGAAATTGAAAGGGCTATGCAAAGGAAAGTGCATTTCTTTGGGCAAGCTAATGGGCGCACGATTTCGCCCAAACAAATCATCGCAAAGTTGAAGGAGCTTTAA